CgaagaatttaagaaaatcatttttgacAGACAAAATGAGGAAGAAGACGAGAgtctttcagaattaaaaaaCTTAGGCTTAGATAAACATTCCCGAAAAAAGAGACAGTTACAAATGACACTGGGTGAGAGATGTTGTCAAAAAGGTTGTAGCAGAAAAGAAATGGCTACAGCATGCTGAGCTGAAGCCAGCTGCGTATTCCATCTAATGCTCACATTTTTCTCAATGGCACATTCACTGATGCCTCTGTCACCCCACTGATTATCAGAATATGAGAAATCATGTTTAGTGCTTAGATTTCCCATCTGATGTGTAAAAATATGTCGCTTATATTACTGTACTTTCTGCTAATAAATTTTTTATGCTAGatggtatttttgtctttttaaattcatgaCACCATTATgttactactatttttttttaatgctgctggcttaaaattacaataaaatctTAATCACTTTCGCCACACACAGTAactcaaagaaaattttaaaaataggtagcTTAGTAAACCATCATGATTTCCATTAGTGAGAATGGATATGTCTGCTTTTGAAATTTGTATCTGATAAATTATAACCTGTCACCCACTCTTTTTTCCCACCTAATGCCCAAACAGTCTTTCACTACTTAATGTCAAGTGAATTATTTTACTAGCAAAAAATAACTTACACAGCACCTAACAAAAGGTATATAAAAAGCACCAAAATGTTTTTGTTGATATTAAATCTTAGATTGAATATACAAAGAGTCACAACACTTGAGCTTTTctgataaatttgaaaatttttgcgACTTATTGAACTATTACAAAAAATCAAAAGGGACCCTAAATCAATTTAATTTAGTTGGGGCCATATAAACTCAACTATTTTTCAAACTAGGATTCTTATCTTAATTCTACTGTCTAAAccactaataaataaattatatttttaaaggagaatatacatatatggagagagagagagaagagaataaacAATTCACTGTAATACATCACAGAAAAACTGGTTTAGCAGTGGAACATAGTTCATGTTTGCTATTTTAGAATTGACAAACCATTTCTGAAACAAAATAACTGTGAAATGATATGAAACCTTAGCACAGTAAATTAACAAATGTATCACCTTAGTATTTAGCTACTTCCTTTGACTTCCATAATTACACACCATTTTATATTACAGAATGTAACTCTGACTATATATTTACCATTATCAGTGAGTTCCTGGGACACCAGGAATGGGTTTTGTGCATTATGGGAATCTCATGAGGAcaaaagagagggggaaaagggaggataaattatttgaaaatacaatGGCCGAACTTCCTAATTTAGATGAAATACAACAATAAATAATCCAAGAAGCGCAACAAACTATAAGTTGGATAAATACAAAGGAAACCAAACAGACACATTAgaatcaaagcaaaaaacaaaagacaaaggcaaggaaagaatgttgagagaaggaagagaaaagctaTTCATcatatacaaaggctcctcaATTACGTTATCAGCTGATTTGTGAGTGACAACCTTGGAGTCCAGAAGGTAGTGGGATGACAAAGTTAAAGTgctgaaagataaaaactgtcaaccaagaattctatacctggaaaactgtccttcaaaagtaaaaggaaaaataaaactcagataAGCCAAAGTTGAGAGAGTTCATTACCACCACATCTGCcctaaaataaatgctaaaggGAGTCCTTTGGGTTGACATAAAAGTTACataatattttctgaatgtttgtgtgCCCCTCAAAATTggtatgttgaaatcttaatgtCCTATGTGATAATATTAGGAGGAAAAGGCTTTGGTAGGTGGTTAgattaatgtttttataaaagagATCCCTAGAGCTTTCCACTATATGAGGACGCACTGAGAAGTTGATAGTCTGAAACTCAGAAGACAGGCTtgaccagaacccaaccatgctggcctCCTGATCTCAGACTTGTGACCTTTgaaactgtgagaaagaaatgtctgctgcttataagccacccagtATATGACATTTTGTTATAGCAGAATGAACAGAGACTCTGTACCCGTATCACACAAAATAGACCTCTAGTCAAAAGCTGTTAAAAGTGACAATGAGAACATTATATACTTAGTAAAATGCTTATTCATtaagaatatattatttattataattacattaaattattacTGAAGAACTTAATACGTGCCAGTCAGTATTCAAGGCAAAGGtaacaaagtaaacaaaataaacaaaattcccTGCCTGCTTGAAGTTTACATTTTGGTAGGTGGAAACAAAACATATagagaagtaaaatatatagtatgttaGTCTGTAATGTATGGTATGAAGAAGTACAAAGCAGAGCAAGGTTGTAGAGAccacaaagagaaagggaataGAAATTTGCTGACATTTGACCTATATTGCTTGAGAGGTTTgtggtttttttgcttttaaaaaaaatcttcctctaCATATAAgacatattttcctttctcaccGGGTTTCTCAGATAAAGCTCTGCGCAACACTCATGGTCACTATAGTATGTACATTAGTCGTTTTTCAAGGAAGCTGATGAAATTGTGCTATTCAAACtgcatcattcttttaaaaagtctgactGCCAGTTAATTTAACAGCAAGCATGGATGTCAGTGGGAAGCAGAGCTAAGCTAAGGaacaggaaatggagaaaaagacatagaggcagaaaggagaaggagTAAAATAACGTTGTAAAGGGAAGAGGTGAGACTAGCACTGATAACTATTTGCATCTCTCTGAGGCTTTGCCATCCTGAAGTTGACTACTTTTGAGACGGCCGCTGACTGCCTCCTTGTGGCTGGCAGGACATCCTTCAGTGCTAACATacttaatacaattttatttaaaatgacaaagCAACCTGTACCGACTGCGCTGTACTTCCCTACCCTTTTCCTCCTAAGTAAGCAAAATGCTGTGTTTTATTCCTAGAAGGCAAATCCTCTACAGGTCCCTGCTACAACCTCAACTAAAACTGTAGCCAGAATAGACCTGAAAGGGGAGCTGTCAATACCCTGCCATGCATCAGTTGCTCCATGCAGGAAGAGACCCATGCATACATCTCCAAGAATGTGCCTCTATTTATAATTCAGCAAGAAGAAACCTTTTCTCCGGCCCACATATCCCAGCCAATCGGAGACTGAGCAGCCCAGCCAATGGAAAGACTCCATACTTGGGACTCGCAGCTTCCTCAGTGTGGTGTTTAGTTATCACACCCTTTCCCAACTTCCCCACCTTTTCCCTATAAGAGACCTGCCCCTTCCTTGTTCTCTGGAGTTGACTATGGTCTGTCATAGTTCATATATCCTAAATTGCATTCCTCTGGTTATTCCTGAATAAACTCACTTTTTCTGGTAAAATAACTGGCTATTATTAAAGTTGACACGAGTTATAATTTAGCAATGGAAAATCCTCTCTATATAAGCTACGACTGAAAGACCCGGATTATTATCCCAGGTACTCTCTGTTCTGGAAATTGAAGCTAAGGCCCATTTCTCCCCGCAGAACTGGTAGTAACTCCCTGAAGAAGTTTTGAATCTGCCTTTAAAACGCACACTCATATTCTAGCACAGTCATGTTTTAACATTTGATTGGCATCTGTGTCAGGCCCTGAGGTATAATGGGACACAACAATAGGCACAGGTACTGCCTTCGTGAAATTTGGGGATCTGGAGAAAGAAGTCAACAAATAAGCGCACTAATAAATGCGAGCAAACCTACCGAGACAAACCCACGAAGAAAATGAAAGGTTTCTCTGAGGAAGCGACGCTCCATGTAACCAGCAGGCTAAAGAGGCGGGAAATGCTTTCCACTAGAGGGAGGCTTTACCCATTAAATGGGGCCGCATATTTCAGTTGATGAGTCTCCCCAGTGAAGATAGCAAGAAAGACGAATCCATCATTTTAAGAACAAACAGCTTGCTACTGAGGTGGTCAGAGAGCCTCGGGAAGCAACGGAAGCGCGGGAAGCCCAGGCGGCGCCTCGGCGCGCCTCATCTTGCTGTTCTCGCGAGGTCGGCACGCTAAGATCAGAAGGTCTCCGGGTGCGCACGCGCGGTGGCTGCGCGGAACCGGGCAGAGGGCGGTTAGGGCGCAGGGCGGCCCTGGCTTGGCGGCCCTGGCTTGGGGGCCCAGGGATGCCGCCGCTGCTCAGAATTTATCTGCTGTGGCTCGGGCTCCTGCTGGTTCGTTTCTCCCGTGAGCTGAACGACATTAGCAGAGCCAGGAAGTTGTGCGGCAGGCACCTGCTAGAAGAAATAGTAAAACTCTGCGGCAATGTTAGTTGGAGCCACTTTGAGGAGGGAAATCCTTTCACACAGCTTCTTCCCCAGGCTATGGAGAAGGTTGAAACTTTCATCCCCGATCGGTTGGAAAGCCCCCAAACCACCTTCCCGGTATGGGGGAGAGGCACAGACACAGGTAAAAATGTTTGCCATTTTAAGAGAACATGCACTTTATTTATAGAGTATTCAGAGTGTAGTATCAGTGAAATTATTGCCCTTTATAGTAATTCAATTGATTTTAGACAAATTTTGCAAAATCAAGATTTGTGAAATTAAGGAAAGGAGTAGACTATCCTCAAGAGAGACCCTAATGTAGATGACTGAAACAAATCAAAACATTGCCTAGCACATTATaaacacttctttttctttttctttttttgagctaTAGTTGCTGTGGATTGGCCTTCCAATGatatgttgagtaaaagtagtcagagtggatatccttgtcttgttcctgatcttagaggaaatgcttttggCTTTTCACCATTGACTATGATGTCAGCTGTGGGCTTGTCGTATGTGGCCTTATTATGTTGAGGCATGTTTCCTCTATGCCCATTTTCTGAAGAGCTTTTATtgtaaatggatattgaattttgcagaagctttttctgcatctattgagatgatcatttagtttttattcttaagtttgttaatgtggtgtatcacattcattgatttgcagacactgaaaaatccttgcatccctaggctaaatcccacttgatcatggtttatgattattttaatgtattgttggacttcgtttgctaatattttgttgaagatttttgcatctatattcatcagtgatactggcctataatttccttttttcatgaTAACTGTCtagttttggtgtcagggtgatgatggcctcatagaatgagtttggaagtgttccttcatCTGCaagtttttggaatagtttcagaaggataggtgttaactcttctttcaATGTTTGGTAgtattcacctgtgaagccatctggtcctggacttttgtttgtttttttttaacttacttatttttaaattactgatttaatttcagtgctggtaattgttctgttcatattttctgtttcttcctaggTCAGAGAGATTATACTGTtctaagaatgttttttttttaggttatctgttttattggcataaagttgttagtagtagtctcttatgatctcTTATGATcttatatttctgtggtgtcattgtaacttctttttattcttattttattgatttgagccctttggctttttttctgatgagtctggctaaaagtttatcattttgtcttttcaaagaaccaggttttagtttcattgatcctttctgttgtttgtttagtctctatttcatttatttctgctctgatcattaggatttctttccttccagtaactttgggttttgtttgctcttcccccccaccccaattcctTTAAAGGTGACTTattggagatttttcttgtttcctgaggtaagcttgtattgctataaacttccctctgagaactgcttttgctgtgtcccatagattttggattattgtgttttcatttttatttgtctctaggttttttttttttgagatcctttttaatttcttcagtgatccattggttattTAGCAGTATATTGCTTAGCTTCCACATGCTTGTgttttttgcaggtttttttttccttatagttgatttctagtctcatagtgttgtggttggaaaagatacttgatatgatttcagttttcttaaatttagtgAGGCTTGCTTTATGCCCTATCATGTGAACTATCTTGGAGAATATTctttgtgcacttgaaaagaactcTGCTGCTTCAGGATGGAATGCTCTGTAAGTATCAAGtctatctggtctaatgtgtcatttaagactagtgttttcttactgattttctgtctggataatctgtccattgatgtaagtggtaTGTTAAAGTCCCCTGCTGTTATTGTGTTACtgttaatttctccttttatgtctgttaaaatttgctttatatatttaggtgctcctatattgggtgcatctTTGGGTTGATCCCTAGATCAT
The nucleotide sequence above comes from Camelus dromedarius isolate mCamDro1 chromosome 10, mCamDro1.pat, whole genome shotgun sequence. Encoded proteins:
- the LOC116151329 gene encoding prorelaxin-like isoform X2; this translates as MPSSITKDAETLTTMLEFTPNLPQELTATLSERQPSAEPQQPALKDSNLNFEEFKKIIFDRQNEEEDESLSELKNLGLDKHSRKKRQLQMTLGERCCQKGCSRKEMATAC